The following proteins come from a genomic window of Eleginops maclovinus isolate JMC-PN-2008 ecotype Puerto Natales chromosome 8, JC_Emac_rtc_rv5, whole genome shotgun sequence:
- the tbx5a gene encoding T-box transcription factor TBX5-A, with the protein MADQEETFAIQNSPGGSDSRELRPENKSEKQNGTSSKSPSSQTTYIQQGMEGIKVYLHERELWVKFDEVGTEMIITKAGRRMFPSFKVKVTGLNPKTKYILLMDVVPADDHRYKFADNKWSVTGKAEPAMPGRLYVHPDSPATGAHWMRQLVSFQKLKLTNNHLDPFGHIILNSMHKYQPRIHIVKADENNGFGSKNTAFCTHVFPETAFIAVTSYQNHKITQLKIENNPFAKGFRGSDDMELHRMSRMQSTKEYPVVPRSAVRQRVGSSQSPFSGEVQGMTTPSTLSSQYSQCENGVTSTSQDMLPQSGSYPLPHEHGQEYHCIKRKVEDDGHSSEHSYKKAYLESSSSEEDHYYRPVGYAQSLGLAAGPYRSESSQRQACMYASASQGAEPVPSLEDISCNTWASVSPYGSCSVTTMQPMDRLPYQHFSAHFTSGSLVSRLGGVGGHASPQLGDGHHAAMYQSSMTHQTLGRQCSPGAGIQSPAAGLQGNEYIYTHGIPRTLSPHQYHTVHSVSIMPEWNENS; encoded by the exons ATGGCGGACCAAGAGGAGACTTTTGCCATTCAAAACTCTCCTGGTGGCTCAGATTCGAGGGAATTACGGCCCGAAAATAAATCCGAGAAACAGAACGGGACCTCAAGCAAATCCCCTTCATCACAGACAACTTACATTCAGCAG ggaaTGGAGGGAATAAAAGTCTACCTGCACGAGAGGGAACTCTGGGTGAAGTTTGACGAAGTGGGGACGGAGATGATCATCACCAAAGCCGGAAG gcGAATGTTCCCCAGCTTCAAAGTGAAGGTCACGGGATTAAACcccaaaactaaatatatactCCTGATGGATGTTGTTCCTGCGGACGACCATCGATACAAATTCGCCGACAACAAATG GTCTGTGACCGGCAAGGCAGAGCCCGCAATGCCCGGCAGGCTCTACGTCCACCCGGACTCTCCCGCCACGGGCGCGCACTGGATGAGGCAGCTTGTGTCCTTCCAGAAGCTGAAGCTGACCAACAACCACCTGGACCCGTTCGGACAC aTCATACTAAATTCGATGCACAAGTATCAGCCGAGGATCCACATAGTGAAGGCGGATGAAAATAACGGCTTTGGCTCCAAAAACACGGCCTTTTGCACTCACGTCTTCCCGGAGACAGCCTTCATCGCGGTTACGTCCTATCAGAACCATAAG ATAACCCAGCTGAAGATTGAGAACAACCCGTTTGCAAAAGGCTTTCGAGGAAGTGATGACATGGAGCTGCACCGAATGTCTAGGATGCAAAG TACCAAGGAGTATCCAGTAGTGCCTCGCAGTGCAGTGCGTCAGAGAGTGGGCTCCAGCCAGAGTCCGTTCAGTGGGGAGGTCCAGGGCATGACCACCCCGAGCACCCTGAGCTCCCAGTACTCCCAGTGTGAGAACGGGGTCACAAGCACCTCGCAGGACATGCTGCCTCAGTCAGGCTCTTACCCACTGCCACATGAGCACGGCCAGGAGTACCACTGCATCAAGAGGAAAG TGGAGGATGACGGCCACTCAAGTGAGCACAGCTATAAGAAGGCATATCTAGAGAGCTCGTCCAGTGAGGAGGACCATTACTACCGTCCTGTTGGCTACGCCCAGAGCCTCGGCCTGGCCGCCGGGCCCTACCGCAGTGAGTCCAGCCAGCGGCAGGCCTGTATGTATGCCAGCGCCTCACAGGGTGCTGAGCCAGTTCCTAGTTTGGAGGACATCAGCTGCAACACGTGGGCCAGCGTTTCACCCTACGGGAGCTGCTCTGTCACCACCATGCAGCCAATGGACCGGCTGCCTTACCAACACTTCTCAGCTCACTTCACCTCAGGGTCTCTGGTGTCCAGGCTTGGTGGGGTTGGGGGGCACGCCTCTCCGCAGCTGGGCGATGGCCACCACGCTGCCATGTACCAGAGCTCCATGACCCACCAGACTCTGGGCCGCCAGTGCAGTCCTGGGGCTGGGATCCAGTCGCCAGCAGCTGGCCTACAGGGAAACGAGTACATCTACACACATGGCATACCACGTACACTATCGCCACACCAGTACCACACTGTGCACAGTGTAAGCATCATGCCAGAGTGGAATGAGAACAGCTAA